GACACATCGGTGTCGTCGACAGCCATCCATACGGTTGCCACCTCGGTGCCGGAAACAGAGGGCCAGTAGGTATTGTCCTGATGCCATGTTACTGGAAGCCCTGCTTCGGGGATTTTTACGATCAGATGTGACATGATTAGAATTAAATTGGGCCCTAGCACCGACTCGACGGCATCGAGAACGTGTGGATGCCGGCAAACCTCCATCCAGAACGCATTCTTGGGGTGTGGCTCGGTCATGTATTCCGGACGTGCATCGACTTCCTGGTCAACGCCTTCTTTGAAGACCGTTAGTTTTTCAGGGAGGTTGGCAATGGCATGGTCCAGCTCATTTCGTATCGCGCCAATCTCTTTGACAGTCAGCACGTTCTCGAACAGGCAGTACCCCTCTTTTTGAAAGTTTTTCGTTTGGGTGTTAAGCATGGGTAGATCCTCGAATGCAATGCTTGTCGGCTGGTCGCGGCGGCAGGCGCCGCCGGCTTAATGCCGACCAAGCGATGACAAATATCGCACCAAGTCGACTATTTCTTCGCGGGTCAAGTCCTCAGCGATCCCCGCAGGCATCATCGATATGTCACTGGGAACGATGTCTTCAATGTCTTCCGTTGGAATCATAAGTTCCTTGCCGTTCGCATCCCGAATTCGTACCACTGTGCTGGATTGCTGAGTCATAACGCCAGCAAGTACTCGCCTGTCAATGGTCATCACCAGGACCGTGCCGTACCCCTTTTTTATGGGTCGAGGATCGACTGCAAGAGGTCCGCGACTCGCGCCGAAGCGCCGATGCTGGACAAGTCGGGGCCGATGCCGGCCGGTGAGCCTGCAATCGCATGGCAACCTGTACAGTTGAGATTCTTGCGCTGATAAATCTCCTGGCCTCGGCATGGATCGCCGAGTCTGGCGACATCGCCGATCAGCTGCGATGCTTCGTCAGGCGTTATCCCCACTAGCTCCTTTAGCTCTCCCGACCGGCGAATCGCGGACGCGAGCTCCGGCATTTCTTGACCAGAAAGTCGGACGCGATCTAGCACCAGTCGCGCGATAGGGCTGGGAATACGGGTTCCACGCAGCTCCGCGACCAGCAGCTCCCGGGAATCTTGTTGCGTTAAAACGGCCTCCACGATAAGTGCTGCCAATTCAGGTTGGATCGGGTCGGCAAGCAATCGGGTCGGCCTGCGGAATCGCGCGGGCAGCGGAGCACCGAGCTAAGGCCGCGATCGCTGATGCGCGTACATCATCATTCGACGCTTGCTCGAATATCTGCTGCAAGATCGTGGTGCCTTTGGCCAAATCAACCGCAATCAGAGCGTGGCCAGCTGCGAGTCGTTCTTCCCGCGAGGTTGTCGCCTTGGTCGCGATCTGGCGCAGCGCAGAACTGGCTGCATGAATCCGCCATTTGTCGGCTAACTCCATCGCCAACCCGCGGATTTCCGAATTCTTCGATTCACAAAGACGGCAAACA
This genomic window from Pirellulaceae bacterium contains:
- a CDS encoding phytanoyl-CoA dioxygenase family protein encodes the protein MLNTQTKNFQKEGYCLFENVLTVKEIGAIRNELDHAIANLPEKLTVFKEGVDQEVDARPEYMTEPHPKNAFWMEVCRHPHVLDAVESVLGPNLILIMSHLIVKIPEAGLPVTWHQDNTYWPSVSGTEVATVWMAVDDTDVSNGCMQVIPCTHAGYPELEKVKTGKDDLLGLTVEVTEKMAAEAIPLEMKAGSLSIHDSFVLHGSEANTSGCRRAAYTMRYANANTVTIDTEAHWVPVYLVRGNGGANEKQYVDARPGCPVPEVSS
- a CDS encoding c-type cytochrome, whose amino-acid sequence is MAALIVEAVLTQQDSRELLVAELRGTRIPSPIARLVLDRVRLSGQEMPELASAIRRSGELKELVGITPDEASQLIGDVARLGDPCRGQEIYQRKNLNCTGCHAIAGSPAGIGPDLSSIGASARVADLLQSILDP